A genomic stretch from Poecilia reticulata strain Guanapo linkage group LG20, Guppy_female_1.0+MT, whole genome shotgun sequence includes:
- the zc2hc1a gene encoding zinc finger C2HC domain-containing protein 1A isoform X2, translating to MEEFQDGQTPGEELSQCKTCKRFFLPNVLEKHGRICQKAAVKRRKVFDSSRQRAEGTDIPVLKPMKPVAEPPKKPSNWRKKHEDFIATIRAAKAATLAMREGGPLPPPPPPTYDPDYIQCPYCQRRFNENAADRHINFCREQAARMTNKNKLVDAKKTPLRTQFKPPGPVKKTTPPGTSALPSTSSRVPQRPLGQSAVSPSGKTNSAGPVRRNLSGIPSPPSGVGNKARGVSSGYGGVRNSQVGIGANKKQADANMSGNDVDIGNGTMKSKFCHACGAKYPVDSANFCCECGIRRICI from the exons ATGGAAGAATTTCAAG ATGGTCAGACTCCTGGTGAGGAACTGTCTCAGTGCAAAACCTGTAAAAGATTTTTCTTGCCCAATGTCCtg GAGAAACATGGTAGAATTTGCCAAAAGGCAGCGGTTAAAAGGAGAAAAGTTTTCGATTCGAGCCGACAGAGAGCTGAGGGCACAGACATCCCCGTACTAAAACCGATGAAACCAGTG GCCGAACCTCCGAAGAAGCCGTCCAACTGGCGCAAGAAACACGAAGATTTCATCGCCACCATTCGAGCCGCCAAGGCCGCCACTCTGGCAATGAGGGAGGGGGGACCTCTACCCCCGCCTCCTCCCCCGACTTACGATCCAG ATTACATCCAGTGTCCTTACTGTCAGCGGAGGTTCAATGAGAACGCCGCCGACAGACACATCAATTTCTGCCGGGAGCAAGCCGCTCGCATgaccaataaaaacaagctaGTAGATGCCAAGAAGACTCCGCTTCGCACACAG TTTAAGCCTCCTGgtcctgtaaaaaaaacaacccctcCTGGTACATCAGCACTCCCCTCAACTTCTTCTCGTGTGCCCCAGAGACCCCTGGGACAGTCCGCTG TAAGCCCATCAGGTAAGACAAACTCAGCAGGACCAGTGAGGAGGAATCTCTCTGGAATCCCAAGCCCACCTTCAGG TGTGGGAAATAAGGCCAGAGGTGTAAGCTCAGGCTACGGAGGTGTGAGGAACTCTCAGGTTGGAATAGGAGCCAACAAAAAGCAAGCTGACGCCAACATGTCCGG GAATGACGTCGACATCGGTAACGGCACCATGAAGAGCAAGTTCTGCCACGCCTGTGGCGCCAAGTACCCTGTTGACTCCGCTAATTTCTGCTGTGAATGTGGGATTCGGAGGATATGCATCTGA
- the zc2hc1a gene encoding zinc finger C2HC domain-containing protein 1A isoform X1: MEEFQDGQTPGEELSQCKTCKRFFLPNVLEKHGRICQKAAVKRRKVFDSSRQRAEGTDIPVLKPMKPVSQTSAAAQKAEPPKKPSNWRKKHEDFIATIRAAKAATLAMREGGPLPPPPPPTYDPDYIQCPYCQRRFNENAADRHINFCREQAARMTNKNKLVDAKKTPLRTQFKPPGPVKKTTPPGTSALPSTSSRVPQRPLGQSAVSPSGKTNSAGPVRRNLSGIPSPPSGVGNKARGVSSGYGGVRNSQVGIGANKKQADANMSGNDVDIGNGTMKSKFCHACGAKYPVDSANFCCECGIRRICI, encoded by the exons ATGGAAGAATTTCAAG ATGGTCAGACTCCTGGTGAGGAACTGTCTCAGTGCAAAACCTGTAAAAGATTTTTCTTGCCCAATGTCCtg GAGAAACATGGTAGAATTTGCCAAAAGGCAGCGGTTAAAAGGAGAAAAGTTTTCGATTCGAGCCGACAGAGAGCTGAGGGCACAGACATCCCCGTACTAAAACCGATGAAACCAGTG TCACAAACCTCAGCTGCCGCACAGAAA GCCGAACCTCCGAAGAAGCCGTCCAACTGGCGCAAGAAACACGAAGATTTCATCGCCACCATTCGAGCCGCCAAGGCCGCCACTCTGGCAATGAGGGAGGGGGGACCTCTACCCCCGCCTCCTCCCCCGACTTACGATCCAG ATTACATCCAGTGTCCTTACTGTCAGCGGAGGTTCAATGAGAACGCCGCCGACAGACACATCAATTTCTGCCGGGAGCAAGCCGCTCGCATgaccaataaaaacaagctaGTAGATGCCAAGAAGACTCCGCTTCGCACACAG TTTAAGCCTCCTGgtcctgtaaaaaaaacaacccctcCTGGTACATCAGCACTCCCCTCAACTTCTTCTCGTGTGCCCCAGAGACCCCTGGGACAGTCCGCTG TAAGCCCATCAGGTAAGACAAACTCAGCAGGACCAGTGAGGAGGAATCTCTCTGGAATCCCAAGCCCACCTTCAGG TGTGGGAAATAAGGCCAGAGGTGTAAGCTCAGGCTACGGAGGTGTGAGGAACTCTCAGGTTGGAATAGGAGCCAACAAAAAGCAAGCTGACGCCAACATGTCCGG GAATGACGTCGACATCGGTAACGGCACCATGAAGAGCAAGTTCTGCCACGCCTGTGGCGCCAAGTACCCTGTTGACTCCGCTAATTTCTGCTGTGAATGTGGGATTCGGAGGATATGCATCTGA
- the pkia gene encoding cAMP-dependent protein kinase inhibitor alpha, whose amino-acid sequence MTDVEATYEDFIASRRSGRRNAIHEIPAGQEAQGAADLSQTLAQLNINKSGDEEVDAEKGQDDSTKEEETKAEDS is encoded by the exons ATGACTGATGTGGAGGCCACTTACGAGGACTTCATCGCTTCTCGACGATCCGGCCGCAGGAACGCCATCCACGAGATCCCGGCAGGCCAGGAGGCGCAGGGGGCCGCCGACCTGTCCCAAACCCTGGCACAGCTTAACATCAACAAATCTG GGGACGAGGAAGTGGACGCAGAGAAAGGCCAGGACGATTCCACGAAAGAAGAGGAGACTAAAGCTGAGGACTCTTAA